The DNA window TGTGCGCCAGGCCGGCGCCACTGGCGTAGTCACCGCCTTGCACCATATCCCGAATGGCGAGGTGTGGCCGATCGAAGAGATCAAGGCTCGTCAGGCGTTGTTGGCGGAGAAAGGGTTGGTGTGGTCGGTGGTGGAAAGCATCCCGGTACATGAAGAAATCAAAACCCACAGCGGTAATTACCAACAGCACATCGCCCATTACCAGCAATCGTTGCGTAACCTGGCGGCCTGCGGTATCGACACCGTGTGCTACAACTTTATGCCGATCCTCGACTGGACGCGTACCGATCTGGAGTATTTGCTGCCCGACGGGTCAAAGGCGTTACGTTTTGATCAAATCGCCTTTGCGGCCTTTGATTTGCATATTCTGCAACGTACAGGGGCAGAGCAGGATTACACCCAGGAAGAGCAACAGCAGGCCGCCGCGCGCTTTGCTGCCATGAGCGAGGCGGATATCGCCAAATTGACCGGTAATATCATCGCCGGGCTACCGGGGGCTGAAGAGGGGTATACGCTCGATCAGTTCCGCGCCCGTCTGGCGGAGTACGACGCCATCGACAAGGCGCAACTGCGTGAGAATATGGCGGTGTTTCTGCGCGCCATTGTGCCGGTAGCGGAAGAGGTCGGCGTGCGGCTGGCGGTACATCCGGACGATCCACCACGGCCGCTCCTGGGTCTGCCACGCATTGTTTCGACCATTGAGGATATGCAGTGGTTCAAGCAGACGGTCGACAGCCTGCATAACGGTTTCACCATGTGTACCGGCTCCTATGGGGTACGTGAGGATAACGATCTGGTGCGGATGATTGAAACCTTCGGCGATCGCATCCATTTCACCCATCTGCGCGCAACCTGCCGTGAAGATAACCCAAAAAGTTTCCATGAGGGTGCGCACCTGCAAGGCGACGTCGACATGGTGGCGGTGATTGAGGCGATCCTCCGCGAGGAGCAGCGCCGCCATCAGGCGGGTGATACCCGGCCGATACCAATGCGTCCCGATCATGGGCATCAGATGCTGGATGACTTGAAGAAAAAAACCAATCCGGGTTATTCGGCAATTGGTCGTTTGAAAGGGCTGGCGGAACTGCGCGGTGTCGAGCTGGCGCTCAAACGCCGTTTCTTCACTGAATTGCCGTAGCGTTAAAATCAACAGGGGCCATAATCGGCCCCTGAGTTTGATGACAAAGTTGTCTTTGAATCCGAGATACCCGGGCCTAGCGCACCGAGGGGCGCTCCGGCGGGCAAGCCGCTACGACCCCTTCGGCACGCTCTCCCTAATAACGGGCTTTGTCAGCAGTCTGAAGGGCCATAATTTCAACTAGTCGGCGCGGCTCATATAGCGGCGTTCGGCAATATGAATGCGGATTTTGTCACCGGCGCTGAGGTATTCCGGCACCTGAATGGTCAGGCCGGTCGCCATGGTAGCCGGCTTGTTGCGGGCACTGGCGGAGGCACCTTTGATGCCCGGCGCGGTGTCGACAATTTCCATATCCACGGTTTGTGGCAATTCCAGCGCCAGCACCTGGCCTTCCAGCGTCAGCACCTGCATGCCTGGCAGACCGGCTTCAGGGATGAACAGCAGTTCGTCTTCGATCTGGTCTTTCTTGAAGATGTAAGGGGTGTAATCCTCGTCATCCATAAACACGTATTCTTCGCCGTCGATGTAAGAGAAATTCACCTTACGGCGGGATAGGCTAATGGTGTCCAGAATATCGTCGCCCTTGAAACGCTCTTCTACCTTCAGCCCGGTGCGGACGTCAGAGAAACGCATTTTGTATAGGGTGCTGGCACCGCGTGCGCTTGGGCTTTGTACATCAATGTCTCTCACCAGCAGCAGTTTGCCGTTGTAGCTGATCGCCATGCCACGCTTAATTTCGTTAGCCTTTGCCATATAAAATAACCTGCAATAAAGAGTTTTTGGGAAGTTGCGACAAGTTACTCGCGCCGATGATTTCAGGCAAGCAGATCAAGCAAAAACAGTGGCGGAAAAAGGGATGGCGAGCGCCATCCCCTGCGGTATTACTTGAAGACCGGCAACAGACCTAGCAATGCCAGCACGTGTGCGACGGCGTTGATCACCCCGAACAGAATGATAAACAGGATCATCCCCCGGCCACCGGGAGCGCGATATTGCGCCTGGGCAAAGCGACGACGACTGGCGCGTGCCATCATGGCCGGTACGATCACCGCCCAAACGGTGGCCGCCAGCCCGGCGAAGCCGATGGCGTACAGGAAGCCGTTCGGGAACAGCAGGGCGGCTATGGTCGGTGGTGCAAAGGTCACCAACGCGGTTTTACTGCGCCCGGTGGTGTCATCACTGAATTTGAAGAAGTCAGCCAAATAATCAAACAGGCCCAGCGAAACCCCAAGGAACGAACTGGCCAGTGCCATATAAGAGAAGGCGTTCAGCAGTTGGCCAACGGTCTGGCTGCTGGAGACGTTGCCCATCTGCTTAAGCAGACTGCCGATATTGCCGCCTTCGGCAATCACCTGGCGGAAGGCATCGCGGGCGATATTGCCCTGAATCACATACTGCCACAGGATATAGATCGCCAACGCCAGCAGCGTGCCGTATACCAGGCTGCGCACCACGGCACCGCTGTCCTTGTGATAATACTTCACCAGTCCCGGCACATTGCCGTGATAGCCGAACGAGGTCAGCAGATAAGGCAGCGCCGCCAGGGCGTAAGGCAGATAGCTGGCCTGGCTGTCGCCCCGGTTGAACAGCACTGCCGGTTGCACATGAGTGAACATATCGCCCACCGACATCACAAAGGTGATCACCATACCGCCGATCAAAATGGTGCTCAGACGATCGACCGCGCGGGTGGACAACCAAACTATAAACGCCACCACGATGGCAAACACCAGCCCGGCGGTGGTCTGCCCGACGCCGACGATGCCTTCCAGCGTGTGGGCGATAATTGAGCCACCGGCGGAAATATAGGCATAGGTCAGAATGTACAGCACAAAGGCGATGGAAATGCCGTTAATGGCGTTCCAGCTTTTACCCAGCAGATCCTTGACGATGGTATTGAAGCTGGCACCGCTTGGGTAATGCAGTGCAGCTTCGAGGATCATCAGGCCAGAGATCAGCATACAGGCCCAGGTATAAATCAGCAGCGCGACCGAGCCGCTGAACCACACGCCAGAAGTCACAATAGGAATGGAGAACATACCGGCGCCGACGGCGGTGCCTGCAATGATCATCGCGCCGCCAAGGACCGAAGGGCGGGAAAGCTTCTGGATGGTGTCCGCGGACATTTTTGCTCCTGAGTGGCCATAGCGGCCGTAAGTTCTTTTGTACTAGCTCAATGGTACAGGTGCGGCCGGCGCATGTAAAGCCGTGAAGATGCTTGTTTCATGCATTAATCAGTGTGAATAGGGCGATTTGAGGCGTGTTTTAGCCCGGCATGAATGCAAACGATTAGCGGTGATAAGGGCGCGATGTAAAGATTGTTGGGCAAACCCGGATTCTGCTGGCGGCGGATGAGCGCTACTGATATTGTCGCGCTTCACTTCTGCCAGCCCACCGAGAGACTCGCTGATGGACTGCCGTGCCGACTGTGGCGCTTGTTGTATTGCGCCTTCAATATCCAGCCCGATCCCCGGCATGCCCAATGGCAAGCCTGCCAACACCCGCTGCATTCATCTGAGCGAGCAGCTACGCTGTGGTCTGTTTCACTCGCCATTGCGGCCCAAAGTCTGTGGCAGCCTGCAGGCCAGCCGCGAAATGTGCCACGACCACCGTGACGACGCGCTAATCTATTTGGCCAAGCTGGAAGCGGATACGGCCCCCTAAGCCTGTTTTACGCGTCTTTAAGCTTCCACAAGCACAGCACTGCGCCCACAACCATCGCCAGTGCGGAATAAAACACCGCGTGATAACTCCAGACTTCCGCCACTACGCCAGCGATGGAACCGGCTAAAATCCAACCCACGCGAGTGGTGTTGGTAAACAGGGTGGTTGCGGCACCGGCCTGTCCAGGCATCAAATCCTGAAAATAGAGCATACCGATCCCCGCCAGTACGCCGATAAACGCCGCGTTAAGCAGTTGCAGGGCGATCAGTGGCCAGGTGCCGGTGATAAACAGCAGACCGAAGTAAAACAGCAGGCCCGCCACCACCGCCCAACGCATTAAAAAGCGCTTGCCGAAGCGTTTCGCCACCATGCCGGCAATCAGCATGGTCGGTATCTCCAGCCCGGCGGCCGTGCCCATCAACACCCCAGCCAGCCTTTCCGGCAACTGCAGCTCATGCACCATATACAGCGGCATATTGATCAGATACATGCTGTTGGCGGTCCACATAAAGGTGCAGGCCATAAACAGCAGCAGCGTATCGCGACGGTTGTGTCGCGGCGCCTCCAGTGTGGTGCTGGTGGCTACCGGCGTTTTGCGCATCGAGGGCAGCATTTTCCACACCAGCACGCCACACAGGATGAACGCCGCCGCGGCGGCCAGATACATCACTTTAAAACCGAACCCCAGGGCCAGTGCAAAGGCGATGGGCGGCCCTATGACCCAGGCGAGGGAAACCTGCGCCCGCAGGATTGAACTGAACATGACGGCTTCGCGACCGGTGCGATCGGCATGTTCGCGCGCCAGGGCGAACATCTGCGGGTTAGCGGTGGAACCGAAGCTGGTCAACATCACGCCGACCGCCAGTAACAGGTAATAATTGCGGTTCCAGGCGAACAGCACGCAGCCCAGCGCGCCCAGCATGCAGCAGAGGAAAATCAGCGTTTTGCGATCGCCTTTTTGATCCGAACGGCGAGCGAGAAACTGGCTGACCAGAATACCAATCACCGCGCTACCGGTGAAAAACAGCCCAACCATCGAGGGGCGCACCTTCACTTCCGTCGCCAGAAACAGGCTCAACGTAGGGGTCTGTAGCGCCCCGGCAATACCGGTGAGAAACGCCACCACTAAAAAAGCCAGTGAAGTGAGGTCGGGCGAGCGTCGCGTTGCCGCAGATGATGTAGACATAGAGGTCAGAAAATAGCCGTCAATGAGGGATCCGGCGCATAATACGCCCATTTATTTGTAAAAAAAAGAAATGAACCGAAACCGGTTTCATTCCTTTTACTGGTAAAGTTTTTTTCCGGTATAAGGGCATAAAAAAGGGCGATGTCACCATCGCCCCGGTATTACGCTATAACCCGTTACGCGCCGGCAGGCACGTCGTGCGCGGTGTTTTTCAGCACCTCACCCTGATACTTCTCGATCTGCAACTGGGCCATCTGCCCACAGTTCCCCTGCGCCAGGCTGGAGGAGCCGACGTCGAAGGTCAGGCAGTTGACGTTGCCGTTCTTGCACAGCGAGCCCGGCTGAGAAGGGTCGGCCGGATCGAACCAGGCCCCTTCGCTGATCCGTACCACGCCAGGGCGCACGTCTTCACTGACGACTGCACCGACCAGGATCTGGCCGCGATCGTTAAAGGCGCGCACCAGATCGCCGCTGGCGATACCGCGTGACTTGGCGTCCTGCGGA is part of the Serratia quinivorans genome and encodes:
- the mtr gene encoding Tryptophan permease, with the protein product MSADTIQKLSRPSVLGGAMIIAGTAVGAGMFSIPIVTSGVWFSGSVALLIYTWACMLISGLMILEAALHYPSGASFNTIVKDLLGKSWNAINGISIAFVLYILTYAYISAGGSIIAHTLEGIVGVGQTTAGLVFAIVVAFIVWLSTRAVDRLSTILIGGMVITFVMSVGDMFTHVQPAVLFNRGDSQASYLPYALAALPYLLTSFGYHGNVPGLVKYYHKDSGAVVRSLVYGTLLALAIYILWQYVIQGNIARDAFRQVIAEGGNIGSLLKQMGNVSSSQTVGQLLNAFSYMALASSFLGVSLGLFDYLADFFKFSDDTTGRSKTALVTFAPPTIAALLFPNGFLYAIGFAGLAATVWAVIVPAMMARASRRRFAQAQYRAPGGRGMILFIILFGVINAVAHVLALLGLLPVFK
- the yeiP gene encoding Elongation factor P-like protein, with amino-acid sequence MAKANEIKRGMAISYNGKLLLVRDIDVQSPSARGASTLYKMRFSDVRTGLKVEERFKGDDILDTISLSRRKVNFSYIDGEEYVFMDDEDYTPYIFKKDQIEDELLFIPEAGLPGMQVLTLEGQVLALELPQTVDMEIVDTAPGIKGASASARNKPATMATGLTIQVPEYLSAGDKIRIHIAERRYMSRAD
- the uxuA gene encoding Mannonate dehydratase → MEQTWRWYGPNDPVSLDDVRQAGATGVVTALHHIPNGEVWPIEEIKARQALLAEKGLVWSVVESIPVHEEIKTHSGNYQQHIAHYQQSLRNLAACGIDTVCYNFMPILDWTRTDLEYLLPDGSKALRFDQIAFAAFDLHILQRTGAEQDYTQEEQQQAAARFAAMSEADIAKLTGNIIAGLPGAEEGYTLDQFRARLAEYDAIDKAQLRENMAVFLRAIVPVAEEVGVRLAVHPDDPPRPLLGLPRIVSTIEDMQWFKQTVDSLHNGFTMCTGSYGVREDNDLVRMIETFGDRIHFTHLRATCREDNPKSFHEGAHLQGDVDMVAVIEAILREEQRRHQAGDTRPIPMRPDHGHQMLDDLKKKTNPGYSAIGRLKGLAELRGVELALKRRFFTELP
- the setB gene encoding Sugar efflux transporter B, yielding MGVLCAGSLIDGYFLTSMSTSSAATRRSPDLTSLAFLVVAFLTGIAGALQTPTLSLFLATEVKVRPSMVGLFFTGSAVIGILVSQFLARRSDQKGDRKTLIFLCCMLGALGCVLFAWNRNYYLLLAVGVMLTSFGSTANPQMFALAREHADRTGREAVMFSSILRAQVSLAWVIGPPIAFALALGFGFKVMYLAAAAAFILCGVLVWKMLPSMRKTPVATSTTLEAPRHNRRDTLLLFMACTFMWTANSMYLINMPLYMVHELQLPERLAGVLMGTAAGLEIPTMLIAGMVAKRFGKRFLMRWAVVAGLLFYFGLLFITGTWPLIALQLLNAAFIGVLAGIGMLYFQDLMPGQAGAATTLFTNTTRVGWILAGSIAGVVAEVWSYHAVFYSALAMVVGAVLCLWKLKDA